From Pontibacter actiniarum, a single genomic window includes:
- a CDS encoding peptidylprolyl isomerase: MRKTFQPPLCRTLLLAACLLPLFSCSNSSEEAKGEQTETTTEDEQALEPLTNENAVAKLEAYGQRHPDSLAVISTRHGDIKVRLYKDTPLHRANFVRLTKAGFYNQGEFYRVVKGFAVQGGDSDERQMSQGSYKVPQEFSPSHIHKRGALAMARYGDERNPDKESSSHNFYIVTGEPVTKEELLAFEQKHGIDYTPAQEATYLKVGGEPGLDTEYTVFGEVVEGMDVVEQIEQEPVDASDWPRQIVPHTIKVVNE, from the coding sequence ATGAGAAAAACTTTTCAGCCCCCTTTGTGCCGCACGTTGCTGCTGGCCGCCTGCCTGCTGCCACTCTTTAGCTGCAGCAACTCCTCCGAGGAGGCCAAAGGCGAACAAACCGAAACGACCACTGAGGATGAGCAGGCACTGGAGCCGCTAACAAACGAAAATGCGGTAGCTAAGCTGGAGGCCTACGGCCAACGTCACCCCGACAGCCTTGCCGTAATCAGCACCCGCCACGGCGACATTAAGGTGCGCCTGTATAAAGACACGCCACTGCACCGCGCTAACTTCGTGCGTCTCACCAAAGCCGGCTTCTACAATCAGGGGGAGTTTTACCGTGTCGTGAAGGGCTTTGCCGTACAGGGCGGCGACTCAGACGAGCGCCAGATGAGCCAGGGCTCCTACAAAGTCCCCCAGGAGTTTAGCCCCAGCCACATCCATAAGCGCGGCGCACTCGCCATGGCCCGCTACGGCGACGAGCGCAACCCGGACAAAGAATCCTCCTCTCATAACTTCTACATCGTGACAGGGGAGCCGGTAACCAAAGAGGAACTGCTGGCCTTTGAGCAAAAGCACGGCATAGACTACACCCCAGCACAAGAGGCAACTTACTTGAAAGTAGGCGGCGAGCCTGGCCTGGACACAGAGTATACCGTGTTCGGAGAAGTGGTGGAAGGCATGGACGTAGTAGAGCAGATTGAGCAGGAGCCGGTGGACGCCTCTGACTGGCCGCGCCAGATTGTGCCGCATACCATCAAAGTTGTAAACGAATAA
- a CDS encoding M13 family metallopeptidase: MKRTHLLPYSALLAGLLLGGCSTSSQEGTADTTEAGISRGLDLANLDTTVSACQDFYQYANGGWLKNNPIPASESRWGSFNELAEKNNAVLRELLTEASSNTTAAKGSASQLIGDFYAVGMDSVAANQAGINPIKPELDRIGAVKSTDELIKTVADLKTMGVSGFFSMYVSQDDKISTQYALQAGQDGLGLPDRDYYLKDDERSKTIRTEYVQHLQRMFQLLGDDAATAQKKAQTVMSIETKLATASKARVDLRDPYANYNKMTIQEFANQNPNLKVSQLLTGMGATAAKEIIVGQPAFFKELNSMLKNVSLEDWKTYTKWHLARTAAPYLSQDFVQENFNFYGKVLSGAKEMQPRWKRVLRATDSALGEALGQLYVQKTFSPEAKQKAITMVQNLQESFKEHVRDLDWMSEETKQRALQKLEAFAVKIGYPDKWEDYKGLDISRDSYAANVMRASQFAFRDNIGKIGQPVDREEWFMSPPTVNAYYNPTMNEIVFPAGILQPPFFDPNADDAVNYGGMGAVIGHELTHGFDDQGAQYDYEGNLKNWWSDVDKEQFTSRANAVADQYDQYTVLDNLHVNGKLTLGENIADIGGLNIAYTALQKALAEKNPGKIDGLTPEQRFFLAWAQIWRVNMRDEAQNQQILTDPHSPGRFRTNGPVANMPQFYEAFGCDQNDPMVRSDEKRIKIW; the protein is encoded by the coding sequence ATGAAAAGAACACACTTGTTGCCGTACTCGGCGTTGTTGGCGGGGCTGCTGCTCGGCGGTTGTAGCACTTCTTCCCAGGAAGGCACAGCCGATACAACCGAGGCTGGTATTAGCCGTGGCCTGGACCTGGCCAACCTGGATACCACCGTGAGCGCGTGCCAGGACTTTTACCAGTATGCCAACGGCGGCTGGCTAAAGAACAACCCGATCCCGGCGTCAGAGAGCCGTTGGGGATCTTTTAATGAGCTTGCTGAGAAAAACAACGCGGTGCTGCGCGAGCTGCTGACCGAGGCCTCGTCCAACACGACGGCCGCAAAGGGCTCCGCTTCCCAGCTGATCGGCGACTTCTATGCCGTCGGTATGGACTCCGTGGCGGCTAACCAGGCCGGCATTAACCCGATAAAGCCGGAGCTGGACCGGATAGGCGCTGTGAAAAGTACAGATGAGCTGATCAAGACCGTGGCCGACCTGAAAACCATGGGAGTGAGTGGCTTTTTCAGCATGTATGTGTCGCAGGACGATAAGATCAGCACGCAGTATGCGCTGCAGGCGGGGCAGGATGGCCTGGGCCTTCCGGACCGCGATTATTATCTGAAGGATGACGAGCGCTCGAAGACCATTCGCACAGAGTATGTGCAGCACCTGCAGCGCATGTTCCAGCTGTTGGGCGACGACGCGGCCACAGCCCAGAAGAAGGCGCAGACGGTCATGAGCATCGAGACAAAGCTGGCCACTGCATCAAAGGCCCGTGTAGACCTGCGCGACCCTTACGCCAACTATAACAAGATGACCATCCAGGAGTTTGCCAACCAGAACCCGAACCTGAAGGTGAGCCAGCTCCTGACGGGAATGGGCGCTACGGCTGCCAAAGAGATTATTGTGGGCCAGCCGGCTTTCTTCAAGGAGCTGAACAGCATGCTGAAGAACGTGTCGCTGGAGGATTGGAAAACATATACCAAGTGGCACCTTGCCCGCACAGCAGCGCCGTACCTGAGCCAGGACTTTGTGCAGGAGAACTTCAACTTCTATGGCAAAGTGCTGAGCGGCGCCAAAGAGATGCAGCCGCGCTGGAAGCGGGTGCTGCGTGCCACCGACAGTGCGCTGGGCGAGGCGCTGGGGCAGCTGTATGTACAGAAAACCTTCTCCCCCGAAGCCAAGCAGAAGGCCATCACCATGGTCCAGAACCTGCAGGAGTCGTTTAAGGAGCATGTGCGCGACCTGGATTGGATGAGCGAGGAAACAAAGCAGCGCGCGCTGCAGAAGCTAGAGGCCTTCGCGGTGAAAATCGGTTACCCGGATAAGTGGGAAGACTACAAAGGCCTGGACATCAGCCGCGACTCTTATGCCGCCAACGTGATGCGCGCCAGCCAGTTTGCCTTCCGTGACAATATCGGTAAGATCGGGCAGCCGGTGGATCGTGAAGAGTGGTTTATGTCGCCGCCGACGGTAAACGCCTACTATAACCCGACCATGAACGAGATCGTGTTCCCTGCCGGTATCCTGCAGCCGCCGTTTTTCGACCCGAACGCCGATGATGCGGTGAACTACGGTGGTATGGGTGCCGTAATCGGCCACGAGCTGACCCACGGCTTCGACGACCAGGGCGCCCAGTACGATTATGAGGGAAACCTGAAGAACTGGTGGTCTGATGTCGATAAGGAGCAGTTTACCTCCCGTGCGAATGCCGTTGCAGATCAGTACGACCAGTACACCGTGCTGGATAACCTGCACGTAAACGGTAAGCTGACGCTGGGCGAGAACATTGCCGACATCGGAGGCCTGAACATTGCCTACACTGCCCTGCAGAAGGCCCTGGCCGAGAAAAACCCGGGTAAGATCGACGGCCTGACGCCGGAGCAGCGCTTCTTCCTGGCCTGGGCGCAGATTTGGCGCGTGAACATGCGAGACGAGGCACAGAACCAGCAGATCCTGACAGATCCGCACTCACCGGGGCGCTTCCGAACCAATGGCCCGGTAGCCAACATGCCGCAGTTCTATGAGGCGTTTGGTTGCGACCAGAATGACCCGATGGTGCGTAGTGATGAAAAGCGCATCAAGATCTGGTAA
- a CDS encoding TIGR04283 family arsenosugar biosynthesis glycosyltransferase, with protein MKLSIIIPALNEEAVIADLLAYLQRHASSGTEVILADGGSTDATRSIAEAMGVKVLRCERKGRGPQMNCAAAVATGDILYFLHADTFPPQGFEQQLRQAVGQGHGSGCYRLQFDLPHWFLRLNAWFTRFDADAVRFGDQSLFVRRDVFEKANGFDERLRLLEDQEIIGRLRKYGAFVVLPQQVTTSARKYSQHGVYKIQLGYFLIYALYKLGASQERLVRVYKRLLQR; from the coding sequence TTGAAACTCAGTATCATCATACCCGCCCTAAACGAGGAGGCCGTTATAGCGGACCTGCTGGCTTACCTGCAGCGGCATGCCAGCAGCGGTACCGAGGTTATACTTGCCGACGGTGGAAGCACCGACGCCACACGAAGTATAGCCGAAGCGATGGGGGTAAAAGTGCTGCGGTGCGAGCGGAAGGGGCGCGGGCCGCAGATGAACTGTGCCGCTGCCGTGGCTACCGGCGATATCCTGTACTTTCTGCACGCCGATACGTTTCCGCCGCAGGGCTTTGAGCAACAGCTGAGGCAGGCGGTGGGGCAGGGGCATGGCAGTGGCTGCTATCGCCTGCAGTTTGACCTGCCGCACTGGTTCCTGCGCCTGAACGCCTGGTTCACCAGGTTTGATGCCGATGCCGTGCGCTTCGGGGATCAGAGCCTGTTTGTGCGGCGGGATGTGTTTGAGAAAGCCAATGGGTTCGACGAGCGGCTGCGGCTGCTGGAGGACCAGGAGATTATTGGCAGGTTGCGCAAGTACGGGGCTTTTGTTGTGCTGCCGCAGCAGGTTACCACTTCGGCGCGAAAGTACAGCCAGCACGGGGTTTATAAAATACAGCTGGGGTATTTCCTGATTTATGCGCTATACAAGCTCGGGGCGTCTCAGGAGCGGTTGGTGCGGGTGTATAAACGGCTGTTACAGCGGTAG
- a CDS encoding S9 family peptidase — MNLTKTKKARRMASRLLCLLLLGGAAPVALAQGGQDANSGYQRPPETIAAIIEAPNTPSVSISAKGDWMLLLESPGYPSIAEVSAPESRLAGMRINPATNGPSRGYYYSNVKLKKVSNADEFQIKGLPQDAQLANMAWSPDEKHVAFTNTKANGIELWLVDLGTKEARKLTDAVVNDAYSGRPFEWLSDSKTLVVKFVDEQRGEMPKASGVPAGPTVQQNIGKAKPSRTYQDLLKNRNDEQLFDYYMQTQLKLVTLDGKQEPIGEAGIIKSMESSPDGQYLLVETIQKPYSYLVPHYYFPYKVEVWSRDGQKVKELAKLPLAEDIPIAFDAVAKGPRNYSWRPDKPATLYWAEAQDGGDANKEAAVRDNVYMLSAPFTAEPTKLASTKLRYRGVAWGEDMAIVNERWWKTRQERSTLVDPSKPSKAGVVLIDRSYEDNYNDPGSPVFTKNQYGRSVLLTDKKKQNIYMVSEGGSPEGNRPFVSEFNLKSKKADILWRSEAPYYERPVDIIDLKNKKIITRRESENDPPNYFVRDMDDKKLTQVTAFPHPNPQLEGVQKQMLQYKREDGVNLTAVLYLPKDFKKGDAPLPMLLWAYPREFKSADAAGQVKGSPYEFTRISWGSPLFWVTQGYAVLDRTDIPIVGEGDAQPNDTYVQQLVASAKAAINEVVEMGVVDPKRVAVGGHSYGAFMTGNLLAHSDLFAAGIARSGAYNRTLTPFGFQAEERTYWDAPEVYFQMSPFSFANKVNEPILLIHGEADNNSGTFPIQSERFYNALKGHGATARLVFLPAESHGYRAKESILHMLWEMDQWLDKYVKNRPVQ, encoded by the coding sequence ATGAATCTCACAAAAACGAAGAAGGCCAGGCGCATGGCCTCGCGCCTGCTGTGCCTGCTGCTGCTGGGCGGAGCTGCGCCTGTTGCCCTGGCCCAGGGCGGGCAGGATGCCAACAGCGGGTACCAGCGGCCCCCCGAAACCATCGCCGCCATTATCGAGGCGCCCAACACGCCTTCTGTCAGCATAAGCGCCAAAGGAGACTGGATGCTGCTGCTCGAGAGCCCGGGCTACCCGAGCATAGCGGAGGTGTCTGCCCCTGAAAGCCGTTTGGCTGGCATGCGCATCAACCCGGCCACCAATGGCCCCAGCCGCGGCTACTATTACAGTAACGTTAAGCTGAAGAAAGTAAGCAACGCCGATGAGTTCCAGATAAAAGGCCTTCCGCAGGACGCGCAGCTGGCTAACATGGCCTGGTCGCCGGATGAGAAGCACGTTGCCTTTACCAACACCAAAGCCAACGGCATTGAGCTTTGGCTCGTTGATTTGGGTACAAAAGAAGCCCGTAAACTAACCGATGCCGTTGTTAACGACGCCTACAGCGGCCGCCCGTTTGAGTGGCTCTCGGACAGCAAGACGCTCGTTGTAAAGTTTGTGGACGAGCAGCGCGGCGAGATGCCGAAGGCCTCCGGCGTGCCAGCCGGCCCAACGGTGCAGCAGAACATCGGCAAGGCCAAGCCTTCGCGCACGTACCAGGACCTGCTGAAGAACCGGAACGACGAGCAGCTGTTTGACTATTACATGCAGACACAGCTTAAGCTGGTAACACTGGACGGAAAGCAGGAGCCGATCGGGGAGGCCGGTATCATCAAAAGTATGGAGTCCTCGCCTGACGGGCAGTACCTGCTGGTGGAAACGATCCAGAAGCCCTATTCCTACCTGGTGCCGCATTACTACTTCCCCTACAAAGTGGAGGTGTGGAGCCGTGATGGCCAAAAGGTAAAGGAGCTGGCAAAGCTGCCTTTGGCCGAAGACATTCCCATTGCCTTTGATGCCGTGGCCAAGGGCCCGCGTAACTACAGCTGGCGCCCCGATAAGCCGGCTACCCTGTACTGGGCAGAGGCGCAGGACGGAGGCGATGCCAACAAGGAAGCCGCTGTGCGCGATAACGTGTACATGCTGAGCGCCCCCTTCACGGCCGAGCCCACCAAACTGGCCTCTACAAAGCTCCGCTACCGAGGCGTGGCCTGGGGCGAGGACATGGCCATTGTAAACGAGCGCTGGTGGAAAACCCGCCAGGAGCGCAGCACTTTGGTTGACCCGTCCAAACCGTCTAAGGCCGGCGTAGTTTTGATCGACCGCTCTTACGAAGACAACTACAACGACCCGGGCTCCCCGGTATTTACCAAAAACCAGTATGGCCGCAGTGTGCTGCTCACCGACAAGAAGAAGCAGAACATTTACATGGTGTCTGAAGGCGGCTCGCCGGAGGGCAACAGGCCTTTTGTCAGCGAGTTTAACCTGAAATCGAAAAAGGCGGATATCCTGTGGCGGTCAGAGGCGCCGTACTATGAGCGCCCGGTGGATATCATCGACTTAAAAAATAAGAAGATCATCACCAGGAGAGAGTCTGAAAACGACCCGCCGAACTACTTCGTGCGCGACATGGACGATAAGAAGCTGACGCAGGTAACGGCTTTCCCGCACCCGAACCCACAGCTGGAGGGCGTGCAAAAGCAGATGCTGCAGTATAAGCGGGAAGACGGGGTGAACCTGACGGCTGTTTTATACTTGCCGAAGGACTTCAAGAAGGGCGATGCGCCGCTTCCGATGCTGCTGTGGGCCTACCCGCGCGAGTTTAAGAGTGCCGATGCCGCAGGCCAGGTGAAAGGGTCGCCGTATGAGTTCACGCGCATCAGCTGGGGCTCGCCGCTGTTTTGGGTGACGCAGGGCTATGCGGTGCTCGACAGAACCGACATCCCGATTGTGGGAGAGGGCGACGCCCAGCCAAACGACACCTATGTGCAGCAGCTGGTGGCCAGCGCTAAGGCCGCCATCAACGAAGTGGTGGAGATGGGCGTAGTAGACCCGAAGCGTGTGGCTGTAGGCGGGCACTCCTACGGGGCCTTTATGACAGGCAACCTGCTGGCGCACTCCGACCTGTTTGCGGCCGGTATCGCACGCAGCGGCGCCTATAACCGTACCCTCACCCCGTTCGGTTTCCAGGCGGAGGAGCGTACCTACTGGGACGCCCCGGAAGTATACTTCCAGATGTCGCCGTTCTCGTTCGCCAATAAAGTGAACGAGCCGATCCTGCTCATCCACGGGGAGGCCGACAACAACTCCGGCACGTTCCCGATCCAGAGCGAGCGCTTTTACAACGCCCTGAAAGGCCACGGCGCCACTGCCCGCCTGGTGTTCCTGCCAGCCGAGAGCCACGGCTACCGTGCGAAAGAGTCCATCCTGCACATGCTGTGGGAGATGGACCAGTGGCTGGACAAGTATGTGAAGAACCGCCCGGTGCAGTAA
- a CDS encoding M28 family metallopeptidase → MKKRTLLATALLLQFAFAAQAQQEPVNLDAVHRIKQEGLQNSQVMQTAFYLTDVSGPRLSGSPGLMRASEWAKKQLIDWGLQNARLEEWGEFGRGWEVEKSYIAMAAPYYQQLIATPKAWTPGTDGAVNAEAVLVHLEKEEDLEQYRGKLKGKVILTKIDEKAETSFEADAKRYTEEELHELAMSLEASRSQSRWTPERIAAYRARMALLSKANEFFQQEGAAVLLSSRGGTHGTHFTSNGSPYAPDAKPTLPELEMGLEDYNRIVRLLEAKQPVKLEVETKTRFFSDDLKGYNVVAEIPGTDKKLKDEVVMLGGHLDSWHGSTGATDNAAGVAVMMEAVRILQAAGFKPKRTIRIALWGGEEQGLHGSRGYVKQHFGDPATMKLTKEHEKFSAYYNLDNGTGKIRGIYLQGNDAVRPVMEAWLAPFHDLGATTTTIRNTGGTDHLAFDAVGLPGFQFIQDEIEYDTRTHHTNQDSYDRLQADDLRQAATIVASMVYHTAMRDKKLPRKPLPKPREAS, encoded by the coding sequence ATGAAAAAAAGAACTCTCCTAGCCACCGCTTTGCTCCTGCAGTTTGCCTTTGCGGCGCAGGCACAGCAAGAGCCTGTCAACCTTGATGCCGTGCACCGCATCAAGCAGGAAGGCCTGCAGAACTCGCAGGTCATGCAAACGGCCTTTTACCTCACAGACGTGTCCGGGCCCCGCCTTTCCGGCTCGCCGGGGCTGATGCGGGCAAGCGAGTGGGCAAAGAAACAGCTGATCGACTGGGGGCTGCAGAACGCACGCCTGGAAGAGTGGGGAGAGTTTGGCCGCGGCTGGGAAGTTGAGAAGTCCTACATTGCGATGGCCGCGCCCTACTACCAGCAGCTGATCGCCACCCCCAAAGCCTGGACACCCGGCACCGACGGAGCGGTAAACGCAGAGGCCGTGCTGGTGCACCTCGAGAAGGAGGAAGACCTGGAGCAGTACAGAGGCAAGCTCAAGGGAAAGGTCATACTTACCAAAATCGACGAGAAGGCCGAGACCTCCTTTGAGGCTGATGCCAAGCGCTACACAGAAGAAGAGCTGCACGAGCTGGCCATGAGCCTGGAGGCCAGCAGAAGCCAGAGCCGCTGGACGCCCGAGCGCATAGCAGCGTACAGAGCCCGCATGGCACTTCTAAGCAAGGCAAACGAGTTTTTCCAGCAGGAAGGCGCCGCTGTTTTGCTTAGCTCCCGTGGCGGCACCCACGGCACTCACTTCACCAGCAACGGCTCTCCTTATGCCCCCGACGCCAAACCGACGCTCCCGGAACTGGAAATGGGCCTGGAGGACTACAACCGTATCGTGCGCCTGCTGGAGGCCAAGCAGCCAGTAAAGCTGGAGGTTGAGACCAAAACCCGTTTCTTCTCCGACGACTTGAAAGGCTACAACGTGGTGGCCGAAATCCCCGGCACAGACAAAAAGCTGAAGGACGAGGTCGTGATGCTGGGAGGCCACCTCGACTCCTGGCACGGCTCCACCGGTGCCACCGACAACGCAGCCGGCGTGGCTGTGATGATGGAGGCGGTGCGTATCCTACAGGCCGCCGGCTTTAAGCCAAAGCGCACCATTCGCATCGCCCTGTGGGGAGGCGAAGAGCAGGGCCTGCACGGCTCCAGGGGCTATGTGAAGCAGCACTTCGGCGACCCGGCCACGATGAAACTGACCAAAGAGCACGAGAAGTTCTCCGCCTACTATAACCTCGACAACGGCACCGGCAAGATCCGGGGTATTTACCTGCAGGGCAACGATGCTGTCCGCCCCGTGATGGAGGCTTGGCTGGCTCCTTTCCATGACTTAGGCGCCACCACCACCACCATCCGCAACACAGGCGGCACCGACCACCTGGCCTTTGACGCAGTTGGCCTTCCCGGCTTCCAGTTCATACAGGATGAGATAGAGTACGACACCCGCACCCATCACACCAACCAGGACTCCTACGACCGCCTGCAGGCAGACGACCTGAGACAGGCGGCCACCATTGTCGCCTCGATGGTATACCACACAGCTATGCGCGACAAAAAGCTGCCGCGCAAGCCACTGCCAAAGCCGCGGGAGGCATCCTGA
- a CDS encoding (2Fe-2S) ferredoxin domain-containing protein has protein sequence MSKSFNTPDKVIYVCTGSKCKKKGGKDLGKMFRGMIKELGLKGQVEVVKTDCTDRCDYAPVICMQPDNFWVAQTDEAKAKEAFETHVLRATPKEEPR, from the coding sequence ATGAGCAAGAGTTTTAATACACCTGATAAGGTAATCTATGTATGCACGGGCAGTAAGTGCAAAAAGAAAGGCGGCAAGGACCTGGGCAAGATGTTCCGGGGCATGATAAAAGAGCTGGGCCTGAAAGGGCAGGTGGAGGTCGTGAAGACCGACTGCACCGACCGCTGTGACTACGCCCCTGTTATCTGTATGCAGCCCGACAATTTTTGGGTGGCGCAGACGGATGAAGCCAAGGCCAAAGAGGCCTTTGAGACGCACGTGCTACGGGCTACCCCCAAAGAGGAACCCCGGTAA
- a CDS encoding ferritin, whose protein sequence is MKDLLRLRTSLTETIEKSLNDQIKMEAEASAMYLAMSSWCDRNGFDFSAGYFKKQSDEEREHMLRLFKFVSDMGGRAVSPEVTNVQVEFESFRGVFEQALQQEIAVTQSFNRIADKCQKEKDYVTFTFLQWFLKEQIEEEYVARRALELFEVIGEEGTGHYEIDKRVPKIGYEKTYED, encoded by the coding sequence ATGAAAGACTTACTGAGACTTAGAACCTCTCTGACAGAGACTATAGAAAAATCACTGAACGATCAGATTAAGATGGAGGCGGAAGCGTCTGCCATGTACCTGGCCATGAGCAGCTGGTGCGACCGCAACGGCTTCGACTTCAGCGCCGGCTACTTTAAGAAGCAATCGGATGAGGAGCGGGAGCACATGCTGCGCCTGTTCAAGTTTGTTTCAGACATGGGTGGGCGTGCTGTTTCGCCGGAGGTAACCAACGTGCAGGTTGAGTTCGAATCGTTTAGAGGCGTTTTTGAGCAGGCCCTGCAGCAGGAGATAGCCGTAACGCAGTCTTTTAACCGCATAGCAGACAAGTGCCAGAAGGAGAAGGACTACGTGACCTTTACGTTCTTACAGTGGTTCCTGAAAGAGCAGATAGAGGAGGAGTATGTGGCACGCCGTGCGCTGGAGCTCTTCGAAGTGATCGGCGAGGAAGGCACAGGCCATTACGAAATAGACAAGCGCGTACCGAAGATTGGCTACGAGAAAACGTACGAAGACTAA
- a CDS encoding cupin domain-containing protein, which yields MEKNIDKVNLAEKFGQFSDHWNPRIVGELNGQQVKIAKFLGPFEWHHHEHEDEFFLVIKGEFEMHLRDKVVTLKPGECMVVPRGVEHRPVASQEAEVLMFEPASTVNTGNLQGSERTRKDLERL from the coding sequence ATGGAAAAGAACATAGACAAGGTAAACCTGGCAGAGAAGTTCGGCCAGTTCTCAGACCACTGGAACCCGCGCATTGTAGGCGAGCTAAACGGGCAGCAAGTTAAAATTGCCAAGTTTCTGGGCCCCTTTGAGTGGCACCACCACGAGCACGAGGATGAGTTTTTCCTGGTGATAAAGGGGGAGTTTGAAATGCACCTGCGCGACAAGGTGGTCACGCTGAAGCCGGGCGAATGCATGGTTGTACCGCGCGGCGTGGAGCACCGGCCTGTTGCCAGCCAGGAAGCGGAGGTGCTGATGTTTGAGCCTGCCAGCACCGTGAACACCGGCAACCTGCAAGGCAGCGAGCGCACCCGAAAAGACCTGGAGCGGCTGTAG
- a CDS encoding LytR/AlgR family response regulator transcription factor, which yields MKLRCMIVDDEPLALDVLETFIQRLDNLELVCRCNNAVEAYGCLQQEHIDLLFLDIQMPKLTGIDFLRSLAHPPHVILTTAYRDYAVEGFELNAVDYLLKPIAFERFLKAVSKVAAPEQHKTVVAAAAPPTFAQDYKEAFIYLKADKKMVKVMLSDILYIESLKDYIRVKTETKEIISYQKISFLEEKLPTDKFLRIHRSFIVALDKIQAFSATAVDIGKAEVPIGRFYKNEVLQVLNQNNLLET from the coding sequence ATGAAATTACGCTGTATGATTGTGGATGATGAGCCACTGGCGCTGGACGTGCTGGAGACATTCATCCAGAGGCTGGATAACCTGGAGCTGGTGTGCCGCTGCAACAATGCTGTGGAGGCCTACGGCTGCCTGCAGCAGGAGCACATCGACCTGCTCTTCCTGGACATCCAGATGCCGAAACTGACGGGGATCGACTTTCTGAGGTCGCTGGCGCACCCGCCGCACGTGATCTTGACCACTGCCTACCGCGACTATGCCGTAGAGGGCTTTGAGCTGAACGCGGTGGATTACCTCCTGAAGCCCATCGCCTTTGAGCGCTTTCTGAAGGCGGTCTCGAAAGTGGCTGCCCCGGAGCAGCACAAAACCGTGGTTGCCGCCGCCGCACCCCCTACCTTCGCGCAGGATTATAAAGAGGCCTTTATCTACCTGAAAGCCGACAAGAAGATGGTGAAGGTGATGCTCTCGGACATTCTCTATATCGAGAGCCTGAAGGACTATATCCGGGTGAAGACGGAGACAAAGGAGATCATATCTTACCAGAAGATATCCTTTCTGGAGGAGAAGCTGCCAACAGACAAGTTCCTGCGCATCCACCGCTCCTTTATCGTTGCCCTTGATAAGATACAGGCCTTTTCGGCGACAGCCGTCGATATTGGGAAAGCGGAGGTGCCCATCGGCCGTTTCTATAAAAACGAGGTGCTGCAGGTGCTCAACCAGAATAACCTGCTGGAGACGTAG
- a CDS encoding sensor histidine kinase, translating into MEIKLSSANTLGAGTTWSLPDVRNVTHNRMLLHLLFWTVYVVFFGLLYGSYIDDYYNAFMVELVELPFKMALVYFNMYYLLPRYLLQKRYLEFFVYLLLLMGAIGALMQFVLLPFLIHPIFCPTTCTEDNLTFYRFIKNIVNINYVVAITSVIALLKNWYSHQQAARNLTQDKLEAELKFLKAQIHPHFLFNTLNSLYSLTLKKSDNAPEVVLKLSGLMDYMLYDANAATVPLEKELAYIRNYIALEQVRYGERVDVQFTATGSIAGRQIAPMLLLPFVENAFKHGVSTETKGAWICIDVKVTERKLVLLVENCKCGDKASNSARDMASGIGLRNLQRRLELLYEGRYELEIEDEQESYAARLEILF; encoded by the coding sequence ATGGAAATAAAGTTGAGCTCGGCCAACACCCTGGGGGCCGGCACTACGTGGAGCCTGCCCGATGTGCGTAATGTAACGCATAACCGCATGCTGCTGCACCTGCTGTTCTGGACGGTGTATGTCGTTTTCTTCGGCCTGCTGTACGGCAGCTATATTGATGACTACTACAACGCCTTTATGGTGGAGCTGGTGGAGCTGCCGTTTAAAATGGCGCTGGTGTACTTTAACATGTACTACCTGCTGCCGCGCTACCTGCTGCAAAAGCGCTACCTGGAGTTTTTTGTGTACCTGCTGTTGCTGATGGGCGCCATCGGAGCGCTGATGCAGTTTGTGCTGCTGCCCTTCCTCATCCACCCGATTTTCTGCCCCACAACCTGCACCGAGGATAACCTGACCTTCTATCGCTTTATAAAAAACATAGTTAACATCAACTATGTGGTGGCGATAACGTCGGTGATCGCGCTGCTCAAGAACTGGTACAGCCACCAGCAGGCGGCCCGCAACCTGACGCAGGACAAGCTGGAGGCGGAGCTCAAGTTCCTGAAGGCGCAGATCCACCCGCACTTCCTGTTTAACACACTTAACAGCCTGTATTCGCTCACGCTCAAGAAGTCGGACAATGCGCCGGAGGTGGTGCTGAAGCTGTCGGGCCTGATGGACTACATGCTCTATGACGCCAACGCGGCCACCGTGCCCCTGGAGAAGGAGCTGGCCTATATCCGGAACTACATTGCCCTGGAGCAGGTGCGCTACGGCGAGCGCGTGGATGTGCAGTTTACCGCCACCGGAAGTATAGCCGGCCGGCAGATTGCCCCCATGCTGCTGCTGCCCTTCGTGGAGAATGCCTTTAAGCACGGCGTGAGCACCGAAACCAAGGGCGCCTGGATCTGCATCGATGTGAAAGTGACGGAGAGGAAGCTGGTGCTGCTGGTGGAGAACTGCAAATGCGGCGACAAAGCCAGCAACAGCGCGCGCGACATGGCCTCCGGCATCGGGTTGAGAAACCTGCAGCGCCGCCTCGAGCTACTCTACGAAGGCCGCTACGAGCTGGAGATCGAGGACGAGCAGGAGAGCTATGCGGCCAGGCTGGAGATATTATTTTAA